One stretch of Fictibacillus sp. b24 DNA includes these proteins:
- a CDS encoding chemotaxis protein CheW, with protein sequence MSLSTQTLKIVIIMAGNEQYGLPIEHVASIERVLDITPMPEMPSEVLGVIHLRGNVIPIIDFGHLIGKCKTETTDKTRIVILQNEDRYLGLLTEAATDVIDIEADSIQSPGSFSPKENSLIQGVSKQDEDLIIVLNCPVIFKNRNI encoded by the coding sequence ATGTCACTTAGCACTCAAACATTAAAGATTGTTATTATTATGGCCGGCAATGAACAGTACGGCTTGCCGATCGAACATGTCGCTTCGATTGAGCGAGTTCTGGACATTACACCAATGCCGGAAATGCCGTCAGAGGTGTTGGGGGTCATCCATCTGAGAGGAAATGTCATACCGATTATTGATTTTGGCCATCTCATCGGAAAGTGTAAAACAGAAACAACAGATAAAACGAGAATCGTTATCTTGCAAAATGAGGATCGTTATTTAGGATTGTTAACAGAAGCGGCAACAGATGTTATTGATATTGAAGCAGATTCCATACAGTCACCAGGAAGCTTTAGCCCAAAAGAAAATTCATTGATACAGGGTGTTTCCAAACAGGATGAGGATCTCATCATTGTGCTCAATTGCCCTGTTATTTTTAAAAACAGAAATATATAA